The Microbacterium sp. KUDC0406 genome includes a window with the following:
- a CDS encoding recombinase family protein, with protein sequence MDDVMNTPERPAAIEDALTSPLNLPHVAAQCPKCFTELQQNDNWWSARPDGARLVGLVVSREGMPSVVGQRDDLTRFGVPIEGFRHPAPEILESWGDRLARLIDTLRPGDVLVVATIHALGRDIDEETRTVAELRRRGIMVKVLNHHARHLADAGR encoded by the coding sequence ATGGATGACGTGATGAACACCCCGGAACGCCCCGCGGCGATCGAGGACGCACTGACCAGCCCGCTGAACCTGCCGCACGTGGCCGCGCAGTGCCCGAAGTGCTTCACCGAGCTGCAGCAGAACGACAACTGGTGGTCGGCCCGCCCCGACGGCGCACGTCTGGTCGGTCTCGTCGTCAGCCGCGAGGGCATGCCCTCGGTGGTCGGGCAGCGTGACGACCTCACCCGCTTCGGGGTGCCGATCGAGGGGTTCCGGCATCCGGCCCCCGAGATCCTGGAGAGCTGGGGCGATCGCCTCGCGCGTCTCATCGACACCCTCCGCCCGGGCGATGTGCTCGTGGTCGCGACCATCCACGCACTGGGCCGCGACATCGACGAGGAGACCCGCACGGTCGCCGAGCTGCGCCGCCGCGGCATCATGGTCAAGGTGCTGAACCATCACGCGCGGCATCTCGCCGACGCCGGTCGCTGA
- a CDS encoding aldehyde dehydrogenase family protein — translation MTSPAPAKSATPPASALHDAERERLDSAIRDLQAGSRTWASLTIAQRVTLLRAVRTSTAANIEDWAQTAAESKGLNAAHPLRGEEWLSGPYSVLGALDAYIDTLTKMAEGRGALDGIRLSRAPGGRVAVDAFPLTGSDRILLKGFTGQVWLEPGITPNTARRDAGLGQLSPGENGGVGLVLGAGNITSIPVLDVMYELLAHNRVALLKVNPTQDAMVPVFERALAPLVEPGLLRIVSGGPAVGAYLTGHDDLVHVHITGSAATFDAIVWGPSTGSGAQKAAAKRRRRENRPQLTKPITAELGGVSPIIVVPGEWSDADITFQAEHVATMRLQNCGHNCIAGQVVLMSADWPQKEQFRAALRRAYAAAPDRPIWYPNSDVRMSQAAGDYPDALQLADRLLVEIGADDDARALENTEYFAPVLGVEELPGLGQEFLDGAIAHANERLQGTLGANVIIDLATEKGLGSGFGRAIAALHYGSIAVNTWTAFGFITPTMTWARSPATRSRTSAAASAWCTTHCCSTVWSARWYEDRSVRSPGRWLRCVRALGP, via the coding sequence CGGCATCCGCTCTCCACGACGCCGAGCGAGAGCGCCTCGACAGCGCGATCCGCGATCTGCAGGCGGGCTCGCGCACCTGGGCGAGCCTGACGATCGCACAGCGGGTGACCCTGCTGCGCGCGGTGCGGACCAGCACGGCGGCGAACATCGAGGACTGGGCGCAGACGGCCGCGGAATCGAAGGGTCTGAATGCCGCGCACCCGCTGCGCGGCGAGGAGTGGCTGAGCGGTCCGTACAGCGTGCTCGGCGCGCTGGATGCGTACATCGACACGCTCACGAAGATGGCCGAGGGTCGCGGAGCACTCGACGGCATCCGGCTGAGCCGTGCGCCGGGCGGACGCGTCGCGGTGGACGCGTTCCCGCTGACCGGCAGCGACCGAATCCTGCTCAAGGGCTTCACGGGGCAGGTCTGGCTCGAACCCGGCATCACCCCGAACACCGCGCGCCGCGATGCCGGCCTCGGCCAGCTCTCCCCCGGCGAGAACGGCGGAGTCGGCCTGGTGCTCGGAGCCGGCAACATCACCTCGATCCCCGTGCTCGACGTGATGTACGAGCTGCTCGCGCACAACCGCGTCGCGCTGCTGAAGGTCAACCCCACCCAGGATGCGATGGTGCCGGTGTTCGAACGGGCGCTGGCGCCCCTGGTCGAACCGGGGCTGCTGCGCATCGTCAGCGGCGGGCCGGCGGTCGGCGCCTACCTCACCGGTCACGACGACCTGGTGCACGTGCACATCACCGGCTCGGCGGCGACGTTCGACGCGATCGTGTGGGGCCCTTCGACCGGCTCAGGAGCCCAGAAGGCAGCCGCCAAGCGCCGCCGCCGCGAGAACCGCCCGCAGCTGACGAAGCCGATCACCGCCGAGCTCGGCGGCGTCTCGCCGATCATCGTGGTGCCCGGCGAATGGTCCGACGCCGACATCACGTTCCAGGCCGAGCACGTCGCGACGATGCGCCTGCAGAACTGCGGGCACAACTGCATCGCCGGTCAGGTCGTGCTGATGTCGGCCGACTGGCCCCAGAAGGAGCAGTTCCGCGCCGCGCTGCGCCGCGCGTACGCCGCGGCTCCCGATCGTCCGATCTGGTACCCGAACTCGGATGTCCGGATGTCGCAGGCCGCAGGTGACTACCCCGACGCGCTGCAGCTCGCCGACCGTCTGCTGGTCGAGATCGGCGCGGACGACGACGCGAGGGCGCTGGAGAACACCGAGTACTTCGCGCCCGTGCTGGGCGTGGAGGAGCTGCCCGGACTGGGTCAGGAGTTCCTCGACGGCGCGATCGCGCACGCGAACGAGAGGCTGCAGGGCACACTTGGCGCGAACGTGATCATCGACCTGGCGACCGAGAAGGGTCTCGGCAGCGGGTTCGGCCGTGCGATCGCCGCGCTGCACTACGGTTCGATCGCCGTGAACACCTGGACAGCTTTCGGGTTCATCACCCCGACCATGACCTGGGCGCGTTCCCCGGCAACACGATCCAGGACGTCGGCAGCGGCCTCGGCGTGGTGCACAACGCACTGCTGCTCGACGGTGTGGAGCGCTCGGTGGTACGAGGACCGTTCCGTCCGTTCCCCCGGTCGTTGGCTCCGATGCGTACGAGCTCTGGGTCCCTGA
- the pip gene encoding prolyl aminopeptidase: MDLDVLYPPIEPYETGELIVGDGNRVHWEQSGNPDGKPVVFLHGGPGGGTAAWHRRFFDPEVYRIVLFDQRGCGRSTPHVSDPAADLRFNTTWHLVADIELLRRNLGITAWQVFGGSWGSTLALAYAQTHPDSVTELVLRGIFTLRRHELEWFYEGGASALFPDLWEDYLAPIPVLERNRLIEAYHRRLSDPDPAVHVPAAIAWTRWEASTVTLRPDAAQIASATEAAHATAFARIENHYFLHGGWMREGQLIDGVDVIRHIPAVIVQGRHDVCTPMMTAWDLHTAWPEAEFVVVDDAGHSASEPGIAAALRAATDAFRPISGR; encoded by the coding sequence ATGGATCTGGACGTGCTGTATCCGCCGATCGAACCGTACGAGACCGGCGAGCTCATCGTCGGCGACGGCAACCGTGTCCACTGGGAGCAGAGCGGCAACCCCGACGGCAAGCCGGTCGTGTTCCTGCACGGCGGGCCCGGTGGCGGCACCGCCGCCTGGCACCGGCGGTTCTTCGACCCCGAGGTCTACCGCATCGTGCTGTTCGACCAGCGCGGATGCGGCAGGAGCACTCCGCACGTGAGCGATCCGGCTGCCGACCTGCGGTTCAACACCACCTGGCATCTTGTCGCCGACATCGAGCTGCTGCGACGCAACCTCGGCATCACGGCATGGCAGGTGTTCGGCGGATCCTGGGGCAGCACCCTCGCACTGGCCTACGCGCAGACGCATCCGGACTCGGTGACCGAGCTGGTGCTGCGCGGCATCTTCACGCTGCGCAGGCACGAGCTGGAGTGGTTCTACGAGGGCGGCGCATCGGCGCTGTTCCCCGACCTGTGGGAGGACTACCTCGCGCCGATCCCAGTGCTCGAGCGCAACAGACTGATCGAGGCGTACCACCGGCGGCTCAGCGACCCCGATCCCGCGGTGCACGTCCCCGCGGCGATCGCATGGACGCGATGGGAGGCGTCGACCGTCACGCTGCGTCCGGATGCCGCGCAGATCGCGTCCGCCACCGAGGCGGCGCACGCGACCGCGTTCGCACGGATCGAGAACCACTACTTCCTGCACGGCGGGTGGATGCGGGAGGGGCAGCTGATCGACGGTGTCGACGTCATCCGGCACATCCCGGCCGTGATCGTGCAGGGACGGCACGACGTGTGCACGCCGATGATGACCGCCTGGGATCTGCACACCGCCTGGCCCGAGGCGGAGTTCGTCGTGGTCGACGACGCCGGCCATTCGGCCTCCGAGCCCGGCATCGCCGCGGCGCTGCGCGCCGCGACCGACGCGTTCCGCCCGATCTCTGGTCGTTGA
- the ypfJ gene encoding KPN_02809 family neutral zinc metallopeptidase, which translates to MTFNPDADISGNKTRRRGRTTAIAGGGAVGIIGILALLAGPLFGIDLSGLVGGLDQGSQQPAAGDGTLSDCDTGEDANTRDDCRMAGAEVVLNDYWAQHVEGYVEPTLTVVDGQTPTQCGTASNAVGPFYCPPEQGVYIDPTFFQLMRQQFGASADGLAQLYIVGHEWGHHIQNITGTMDRHPDNGTGPTSNGVRTELQADCYAGAWLGDVTEQKDKNGNPYLEKPTDAQVKDALNAAFTVGDDHIQQQSGFVNPESWTHGSSEQRQYWFANGYKNGLGVCDTFSVPGNQL; encoded by the coding sequence ATGACGTTCAATCCGGATGCCGACATCTCCGGCAACAAGACGCGTCGCCGGGGGCGCACGACGGCGATCGCCGGCGGCGGGGCCGTGGGCATCATCGGCATCCTGGCACTGCTCGCCGGTCCGCTCTTCGGCATCGATCTCTCGGGTCTGGTCGGCGGGCTCGACCAGGGCTCGCAGCAGCCCGCCGCCGGCGACGGCACCCTGAGCGACTGCGACACCGGAGAAGACGCGAACACCCGCGACGACTGCCGCATGGCCGGGGCCGAGGTTGTGCTCAACGACTACTGGGCGCAGCACGTCGAGGGCTACGTCGAGCCCACCCTGACGGTCGTCGACGGCCAGACGCCCACCCAGTGCGGCACCGCCTCGAATGCGGTGGGGCCGTTCTACTGCCCGCCCGAGCAGGGCGTGTACATCGACCCGACGTTCTTCCAGCTGATGCGGCAGCAGTTCGGCGCCTCCGCCGACGGCCTCGCGCAGCTGTACATCGTCGGGCACGAGTGGGGGCACCACATCCAGAACATCACCGGGACGATGGACAGACACCCCGACAACGGCACGGGGCCCACCAGCAACGGAGTGCGCACCGAACTGCAGGCCGACTGCTACGCGGGGGCCTGGCTGGGCGATGTCACCGAGCAGAAGGACAAGAACGGGAACCCGTATCTCGAGAAGCCCACCGACGCGCAGGTGAAGGACGCGCTGAACGCGGCGTTCACGGTCGGTGACGATCACATCCAGCAGCAGTCCGGCTTCGTCAACCCCGAGAGCTGGACGCACGGATCGAGCGAGCAGCGACAGTACTGGTTCGCGAACGGGTACAAGAACGGACTCGGCGTCTGCGACACCTTCTCGGTGCCGGGGAACCAGCTGTAG